A DNA window from Paenibacillus sp. HWE-109 contains the following coding sequences:
- the pdxR gene encoding MocR-like pyridoxine biosynthesis transcription factor PdxR, whose translation MWKPDRSTRKPIYQQITDYMERRISFGEFPPGSVLPSERKLANLLGVNRSTVVLAYEELRASGIVESAQGSGTRVTKHKWGLTPKQTPNWKTYVEGGTFLPNLPFIRRIREELRKKTGIIDFASGELSNDLFPADTIRNLLQEHPFLGQLGYEDPQGYRPLRQTLVSFLEEHLQIQSTDASILITSGSQQSLYLITQCLLSPNDAVAIEDPSYSYSLPMFQSAGLRLFRLPVDEHGINPEDMITLYRQHRIRMIFLNPNFQNPTGSIMATERRIRLLEIASDLGIPIVEDDPFTLTALDGNPPPTLKSLDKTGNVLYIGSLSKIAASGLRIGWLLAPQTVVDRLTDARQQMDFGLSTIPQWIAEQFISEGHFENHLKALRRELEKKRNEMVRGLQTIMGDYMSYTLPQGGLNLWCKINREVDDFKLLDEAIKRGVLFVPGSVYGSDQGHIRISYARPHFDEILPGLCYLKEALDIHCK comes from the coding sequence ATGTGGAAACCAGATAGATCAACTAGAAAACCTATTTACCAGCAAATAACAGATTACATGGAACGCAGAATTTCTTTCGGTGAATTTCCGCCTGGAAGTGTGCTGCCTTCAGAGAGAAAGCTGGCTAACCTGCTCGGAGTAAACCGCAGCACCGTTGTCCTTGCCTACGAGGAACTGCGGGCTTCCGGCATCGTTGAAAGCGCTCAAGGAAGCGGCACACGGGTGACGAAACATAAATGGGGGCTTACGCCTAAACAAACTCCGAATTGGAAAACCTATGTCGAAGGCGGTACCTTCCTTCCGAATCTTCCTTTCATTCGCAGAATTCGTGAGGAACTGCGCAAAAAGACGGGGATCATCGACTTCGCAAGCGGGGAATTATCGAATGATTTATTTCCTGCGGACACCATACGCAACCTGCTGCAAGAGCATCCCTTCCTTGGACAACTGGGCTATGAAGACCCGCAGGGCTATCGCCCTCTGAGACAAACGCTTGTCTCGTTTCTAGAGGAGCACTTGCAGATTCAGAGTACAGATGCTTCCATTCTGATAACATCAGGCTCTCAGCAATCCTTGTATTTGATCACTCAATGTCTCCTTAGCCCGAACGACGCGGTTGCCATCGAGGATCCTTCTTACAGTTATTCCTTGCCCATGTTTCAATCCGCAGGATTACGTCTATTTCGATTGCCTGTCGATGAGCATGGCATTAATCCCGAGGATATGATTACGTTATACCGACAGCACCGTATACGCATGATCTTTTTGAATCCTAATTTTCAGAATCCCACAGGCAGCATCATGGCGACCGAGCGCAGAATCCGCTTGCTCGAGATTGCTTCCGATCTCGGAATTCCGATCGTTGAGGACGATCCTTTTACACTCACAGCTCTGGATGGGAACCCTCCGCCTACCTTGAAGTCATTGGATAAAACCGGCAATGTCTTGTACATAGGATCCCTTTCCAAAATTGCCGCCTCCGGCTTACGCATTGGCTGGCTGCTGGCTCCTCAAACCGTTGTTGATCGCTTAACTGACGCACGGCAGCAAATGGATTTCGGCTTGAGTACGATTCCGCAATGGATCGCTGAACAATTTATTTCCGAAGGGCATTTCGAGAATCATCTGAAGGCCTTGCGAAGAGAATTAGAAAAGAAAAGAAATGAGATGGTTCGAGGTTTGCAAACGATTATGGGCGATTATATGTCCTATACGTTGCCGCAGGGCGGGCTTAATCTTTGGTGTAAAATCAACCGGGAAGTCGATGATTTCAAATTGCTGGATGAGGCCATCAAACGAGGCGTGCTCTTTGTTCCGGGTAGTGTTTATGGTTCTGATCAAGGTCATATTCGTATCAGTTATGCGAGACCTCATTTCGATGAGATCCTTCCTGGCCTTTGTTATCTGAAAGAAGCTTTGGACATCCATTGTAAGTAA
- a CDS encoding squalene/phytoene synthase family protein, with the protein MLKKTSRTFYIPISHLDAGLKEAVSSAYLCMRAIDEIEDHHELTDELKVKLLFGVSEVFQTSDLKEATQKLFAPYEKNLPDVTLQLNDWFILCPTTAAPIVFRYIAKMAFEMAEWVQKGWHIQTEEDLDRYTYSVAGMVGEMLSELWLWHDGTKSDLTKAVAFGRGLQAVNILRNQKEDAERGVSFFPDGWGFKEMQQYTRRNLQIADSYVADLKNGPALKFCKIPLALAHATVNLISAGGNKLTRDAVLKIVSRVT; encoded by the coding sequence ATGTTGAAGAAAACGAGCCGTACTTTTTATATCCCCATAAGCCACTTGGATGCGGGACTGAAGGAGGCTGTATCCTCTGCATATTTGTGTATGCGGGCCATAGATGAGATTGAGGATCATCATGAACTGACAGATGAATTGAAAGTGAAGCTCTTGTTTGGCGTTAGCGAAGTATTTCAAACTTCAGATTTGAAGGAAGCTACACAGAAACTGTTCGCTCCATACGAGAAGAATCTCCCTGATGTGACGCTGCAGCTGAATGATTGGTTCATTCTTTGTCCGACGACAGCAGCGCCAATTGTCTTTCGCTACATTGCCAAAATGGCCTTCGAAATGGCAGAATGGGTGCAAAAAGGGTGGCATATCCAGACAGAAGAGGATTTGGATCGTTATACCTACAGCGTGGCAGGCATGGTTGGAGAAATGTTATCCGAACTTTGGTTATGGCATGACGGCACCAAATCTGATTTAACGAAGGCGGTTGCCTTTGGACGAGGTTTACAGGCGGTAAATATTCTTAGAAATCAAAAGGAAGATGCGGAACGCGGTGTGAGTTTCTTTCCAGATGGATGGGGATTCAAGGAAATGCAGCAGTATACACGCCGCAACTTGCAGATCGCTGATTCGTATGTAGCTGATCTGAAGAATGGGCCGGCTTTGAAATTTTGCAAGATCCCATTAGCGCTGGCTCATGCAACCGTAAACCTCATCTCCGCAGGCGGGAACAAGTTGACAAGAGATGCTGTATTGAAAATAGTGAGCCGCGTAACATGA